Proteins found in one Plasmodium gaboni strain SY75 chromosome 13, whole genome shotgun sequence genomic segment:
- a CDS encoding L-lactate dehydrogenase: MAPKAKIVLVGSGMIGGVMATLIVQKNLGDVVLFDIVKNMPHGKALDTSHTNVMAYSNCKVSGSNTYDDLLGADVVIVTAGFTKAPGKSDKEWNRDDLLPLNNKIMVEIGGHIKKNCPNAFIIVVTNPVDVMVQLLHQHSGVPKNKIVGLGGVLDTSRLKFYISQKLNVCPRDVNAHIVGAHGNKMVLLKRYITVGGIPLQEFINNKLISDAELEAIFDRTVNTALEIVNLHASPYVAPAAAIIEMAESYLKDLKKVLICSTLLEGQYGHSDVFGGTPLVLGANGVEQVIELQLNSEEKAKFDEAIAETKRMKALA, from the coding sequence AAAGCAAAAATCGTTTTAGTTGGCTCAGGTATGATTGGAGGAGTAATGGCTACCTTAATTGTTCAGAAAAATTTAGGAGATGTAGTTTTATTTGATATTGTAAAGAACATGCCACATGGAAAAGCTTTAGATACATCTCATACTAATGTTATGGCCTATTCAAATTGTAAAGTAAGTGGTTCAAATACTTATGACGATTTATTAGGAGCAGATGTAGTAATAGTAACAGCTGGATTTACCAAGGCCCCAGGAAAGAGTGACAAAGAATGGAATAGAGATGATTTATTAccattaaataataaaattatggTTGAAATTGGTGGTCATATTAAGAAGAATTGTCCAAATGcttttattattgttgtaACAAATCCAGTAGATGTTATGGTTCAATTACTACATCAACATTCAGGTGTTCCAAAAAACAAAATTGTTGGATTAGGTGGTGTATTAGATACTTCAAGATTGAAATTTTACATATCtcaaaaattaaatgtatGCCCAAGAGATGTAAATGCACACATTGTTGGTGCTCATGGAAATAAGATGGTTCTTTTAAAAAGATACATTACTGTAGGTGGTATCCCATTACAagaatttattaataacaAGTTAATATCAGATGCTGAATTAGAAGCTATATTTGATAGAACTGTTAATACAGCTTTAGAAATTGTAAACTTACATGCATCACCATATGTTGCACCTGCTGCTGCTATTATCGAAATGGCTGAATCCTACTTAAAGGATTTGAAAAAGGTATTAATTTGTTCAACATTGTTAGAAGGACAATATGGACACTCAGATGTATTTGGTGGCACACCTCTTGTTTTAGGTGCCAATGGTGTTGAACAAGTTATTGAATTACAATTAAATAGCGAAGAAAAAGCTAAATTTGATGAGGCCATAGCTGAAACTAAGAGAATGAAGGCATTAGCTTAA
- a CDS encoding putative U6 snRNA-associated Sm-like protein LSm6 yields MSTNSPKDFVESLKGRTVIVRLNNGTDYKGILACLDERMNVALEQTEEYCEGELTEKYNDAFIRGNNVFYIRAIEEE; encoded by the coding sequence ATGTCAACAAATTCGCCAAAAGATTTTGTGGAAAGTTTAAAAGGTCGAACAGTAATTGTTAGGTTGAATAATGGTACGGACTACAAGGGCATCCTTGCTTGTTTAGATGAACGCATGAACGTGGCTCTAGAACAAACTGAAGAATATTGTGAAGGTGAACTAACAGAAAAATACAACGACGCTTTTATAAGAGGAAATaatgtattttatataagaGCCATTGAAGAAGAATGA
- a CDS encoding putative oxidoreductase has translation MTSVKHPKISVLGAGDIGCALAHMICEKNLGDVVLHDFRKDLPKGRALDILHTRPINRSRINILGTNEITDIKDSLVVVVTIEVSEREFAEFDEEDLEKQVYTSNVKLLKEVAKSIKKHCPQAFVVVTTSPVDCMAKVLQENANIPPHKICGMAGVLHSARLRHNLAEKLRVNPGDVQGFVIGAHGDKMVPLPRYCCVNGIPLSDFTKKGAITEKEINKIVEKTRNTGFELLELLPEGSVCFAPSLAIVEIIEAYLKDLKRVLVCSVLLNGHYGHKGVFAGIPVVIGGKGIEKIIELDLNPQEKELFDDSLKHISYLFDNYKHETVVDDENKPN, from the exons ATGACATCTGTAAAACATCCAAAAATAAGTGTTTTAGGTGCAGGGGATATAGGTTGCGCTTTGGCTCATATGATAtgtgaaaaaaatttagGCGATGTTGTTTTACATGATTTTCGTAAGG ATTTGCCAAAAGGGAGAGCATTAGACATATTACACACAAGACCAATAAATAGATCCAggataaatatattagGTACAAATGAAATAACAGATATTAAAGATTCTTTAGTTGTAGTAGTAACAATAGAAGTATCTGAGAGAGAATTTGCAGAATTTGATGAAGAAGATTTAGAAAAACAAGTTTATACATCCAATGTGAAACTGTTGAAAGAAGTTGCAAAGtcaataaaaaaacattgCCCCCAAGCGTTTGTAGTAGTAACAACAAGTCCTGTTGATTGTATGGCTAAAGTTTTACAAGAAAATGCAAATATACCTCCTCATAAAATTTGTGGCATGGCAGGAGTTCTTCACAGTGCCAGATTGAGACATAACTTGGCAGAGAAGTTGAGA gTTAATCCGGGTGATGTTCAGGGATTTGTGATAGGAGCTCATGGAGATAAGATGGTCCCGCTTCCAAGATATTGTTGCGTTAACGGTATTCCATTAAGTGACTTTACAAAGAAAGGTGCGATTAcagaaaaagaaataaataaaatagtTGAAAAGACAAGAAATACAGGATTTGAATTATTAGAACTATTACCAGAAGGTTCCGTGTGTTTTGCTCCTTCTTTGGCTATTGTTGAAATTATAGAAGCTTATCTAAAAGATTTAAAAAGAGTTCTTGTTTGTTCAGTCTTACTCAATGGTCACTATGGACACAAAGGAGTTTTTGCTGGAATACCTGTAGTTATTGGTGGAAAGGgtatagaaaaaataatagaaCTTGATTTAAATCCACAAGAAAAAGAACTATTCGATGATTCTTTAAAACATATCagttatttatttgataattataaacatGAAACAGTAGTGGATGATGAAAACAAACCAAActaa